The following nucleotide sequence is from Desulfomonile tiedjei.
TGGCCGCCGCGACGGTTTTTGGAGGTTTCCTGTTCTTTGCAGGCTCAGGGAGTATGGTTCAGCCGAGTGTCACCGGAAAGGTGCCGGGGGGGATTCTCCTTGTTGCTGTCTTCATCGCTCTCATTACCGTAGTGGATTTTGCCCTTTTCCCCGTGGTTTTCGAAGCCGGGGCCGGCCTCAATTTTTTTTGGAAGACGTTGGTCAGCCTTGGTCTTATGGCTCCTCTGGCATTCCTCATGGGCATGCCGTTTCCGTGGGCGCTCTCGGCGCTCCAAAAAGCGGCCCAGGCATCCATCCCACTTGCTTGGGCTGTGAACGGCTTCGCTTCTGTCGTCTCCGCCTCCGCCGCGGTGCTAGTATCAATGGCGTACGGATTCAGCTTTTTGCTTGCCCTGTCAGCCACAATCTATGCTCTTGCCGGAGGGCTGGCCGTTTTCCTCGGGAAGGTTGCCCCCGGGGATGCGTCTCCCGAGACTACGTCCAAATAATCTATATGGAATCGGAGTATTTGCACTGGCACTTTATTAGTAATTGAGGGCTTACCAATTGCCGAATGTAATCAGGGAACTTTTTTTATTTAATCGTATAAAAATACTTGTGGTCACAGGCGATAACGGGTATAAGCTCGCACCTGATCGGTTGACTTGCATCAACCCATTGTGACCAGGGGTATTTTTCATGAAACTTCCCTCCGCACTTCTCTTCTTGATCATCGCTACCTTGCCCTTCATGACCTCCTGCTCGGCCCTGCGTTCCGGCAATCCGGTTCCGGCCGGGTACGATGCAGACAAACAAGGATGGGTATCCAAGTACATTCCAGGCGCCAAGTCGGTCTCCAACTTCATCCCCCCACCCTCGGAGGCGAGGACTAATTGGGACCGATGGTATGACAAAAGAAACGACTCCTGGAAGACGCGGGGTGAGTAGAACACCCCCCTCTATCTGACACAGGCCTGCTTTCCACAACTTTTCTCACAGACATATCCCGTGGGCACAGCCCGCCCAAAGATGTTGTTCTGCGTTTATACCGATCGCCAAAATTCTTGTCCGAATGCGGTTAGCCTGGGTAGGGGCAGGCGCCCGAAAACTGTCTCAGAATGGAGGATTCTGCGATGGCACCGGTACGGCGCGGTTCGTGAACCGCCCTTACTGCCTGATCCCACCGAGATGTTTGTCTCAATTTCAATGCACCTCCGTATAGAAACTCACGCATGAAGTCGTCGGCCATCTTCAGGCCTCTTGTGAGCAACGCGAAGTTTCTGAGTCCTTTCCAGCACTGGGGCAATATCACAAGCGGCATTGAAAAGTCTGGTGTATGTTCTTTTTTTTCTTGCCAAGAGAACATTTGTTCTCTATATTAATTACGTGGAAATTACCACCCGACAAAAGGAGATCCTCAGCTTCATCGGGTCTTTTCAGGACCGCGAGGGATTCTCTCCATCATTGAGGGAAATATGCAAGGGGTTAGGTCTCGCTTCTGCAGGAAGTCTGCTCAAACACATGCGAGTCCTGGAAAAAGGGGGTTATCTTACCGGTGTCCCCGGCAAGAAACGGGCCTGGAAACTCACGTCTCGCTCGTCGACCGTCTTTATCCCCCTTATCGGCCAGATCGCAGCGGGCACCCCGATCTTGGCCCAGGAGAACAGGGAAGAAGATCTGCCGGTAGATCCCAGACTTTTCGGCTCAGACAGCGTCTTTGCTCTTCGAGTGCGAGGGGACTCCATGATAGATGCACAGATCCGAGACGGGGATCTTGCAATCATTCGACCGCAGGCGGTGGTCCAAAACGGGGAGATAGTGGCCGTCCAGGTGGAAGGGTTGGAACCGGAGGCAACACTCAAGGTTTTTCGACGTAGCCCCGCGGATATAGAGCTGCACGCAGCCAACCCCTCATATCAGCCGTTAGTTTTCATTGGCGATGAACAGGCGAGAGTGAAGATCCTCGGCAGGCTCGTGGGAGTCATCCGGGCGGGTGTGTGAGCAGGGAGAGTAGCAGAAGGAAGGCGTTTGCCGGGGAACCCCTCCCCAAAAACTCCTATACCATGCTCGCTGTGTGTGTTCCGCCAGCGACGGAACACACACAGCGAGTAATATAGAGCTTTTTGTTGGTGGCACGGGGGAAAACTCTTTACACAATGGATTGTTTACTTAAGTCCACAGATTTTGCCGATGCTGTGGAGATATGGCTCCCAGGCTTTGCCTCGGAATGCGGCCCAATGTTGTCATTGCTGTAGATGTTAGATAATTCGAGGACAAGATATCCCACGTTCCGCTGGACCGGCATCTTGCCGGTCATTCTAATAGACATGCTGGAAACCTGTCCCACCAATGGAGATTGCTTCGGGCTGCGCCCTCGCAATGACATATTCATGGTAATCCGCATTATCAGGCGTAGCTAAGTGAATAATCCATTACACAAAGAGGTTCCCGTTAGATTCCCTACCGGTGCGGCCGGTCCCGATGCGTGATGAAGCAGGTAAGCGGTCTGCACATGAGTATCTTATGTTTAGAGGAACCGTCTGAATGGATAATTTTGTGCATCTTGAAGTCCAAAGCGCTTACTCTTTCCTGTGGGGAACTTTTAACCCGGAGGAATTGGTCGAGGGAGTCCGCGGCCTTGGTCAGAAGGCGGTCGCTCTCACCGACTATGGACTTCACGGAGCGGTTCGCTTTTATAAGGCGGCTTTAGCAGCGGGTATTCAACCCATACTGGGTGCGCGGCTCTCTCTGTGGGACGGCTCACCGGTGAGCATGCTGGTTTCCGATTCCGAAGGGTACCGAAATTTATGTCGCCTTTTATCCATAGCCTTTGAAGGTGGAACCACCGCGAAAAATCTTATTACCAAACAGGATTTGACACACTGGTCCGGGGGGTTGATCTGTCTGGCAGGTGGATTCGGCTCCCGTGTAAAAACTTTGCTGGAGAAGGAGAGAATTGATCAAGCAAGACAAAGCCTGCTGGAACTGCGGGAAGTCCTGCGTCACCCGGATCGACTCTTTGTAGTTCTGCAGAATCACCGACAATCCGAAGACACAAAGCGACAGGCTGTCAGACTGATGGAGCAGACAGTGGCCTTGGCTCGAAGCCTGGATATTCCTCCGGTGGCCACAAATTTGGTTACTTATCTAAGGCCGGAGGATTATGTCCTGCATCGGACCCTTACCGGCATACAGCGCCACCATCATCATAGAAAGGTTTCTCCTTTACCGAATGACCAATTCTTTCTGACCGGCAGCCGCGAGATGGAGCGCCGAATCCCTTATCCTGTTGCTCTTGAAAATACCCGCGTGATCGCTTCGATGTGTCGTCACTTTTCCTTGCCTGTCGGCAAGCTTCATCCTCCTGTGTCGGAAAATCCGGAGGGATCGTCTCGCAAGCTTACTACTTTAACGCTCACGGAAGCGGCTCGGATGTTTCGACCGGTCTCCCTGCATTATCTTCGGCGACTCGACCGAGAACTGGCCGTTATCAACCAATTAAAACTGGCCGACTTCTTTCTGCTGGTGAGAGAAGTGGTCGATTTTGCACGAAAGACCGGTATTCGCCACAGCGTGCGAGGATCGGCCGCAGGAAGTCTTGTGGTTTACCTTCTGTTGGGCGGCGTGGACCCGGTAGCCCATAACCTCCTCTTTGAGCGTTTTGTCAACGAGGGTCGCATTGACATGGCGGACATCGATCTGGACTTTGATTCCGATCGCCGTGACGAAGTCATCCATCATCTGATGGAACTCCTCCCTCGTCAAACGACAATGGTATCGACTATTCTCAGTTTTCGGACTCGTAGCGCGGTCCGTCTGGTGGCACGAGCTTTGGGCTATCCTCTTGAGGAAATCAGTCGTCTTTCAACCTGTCTACCGTGGTCGCTTCAGGGGCGGGACCTGGCAGAGGCCTTGGAAAATCTGCCGGAACTGAGATCTGCCCCTATTCAAAATGAAACACTTCTGGTCAGTTTGGCTGCAAAGTTGGCCGGCCTTCCGTTTCAGAGTTCGGTCCATCTAGGTGGTGTAATTATAGCGCCGGACGACATCAAGGCCTGGACTCCTATAGGGACTTCCCTCAAGGGCTTTCCCGTGGGACAGTTGGACAAGGATGATGTGGAAGCGCTGGGGCTCCTTAAACTGGACCTACTTGGCCTGCGAATGCATACGGCTATTCGGAAGGCGCTTGAGGTCCTGGAAAGAAAAGGAA
It contains:
- the lexA gene encoding transcriptional repressor LexA — its product is MKSLVYVLFFLAKRTFVLYINYVEITTRQKEILSFIGSFQDREGFSPSLREICKGLGLASAGSLLKHMRVLEKGGYLTGVPGKKRAWKLTSRSSTVFIPLIGQIAAGTPILAQENREEDLPVDPRLFGSDSVFALRVRGDSMIDAQIRDGDLAIIRPQAVVQNGEIVAVQVEGLEPEATLKVFRRSPADIELHAANPSYQPLVFIGDEQARVKILGRLVGVIRAGV
- a CDS encoding DNA polymerase III subunit alpha; amino-acid sequence: MDNFVHLEVQSAYSFLWGTFNPEELVEGVRGLGQKAVALTDYGLHGAVRFYKAALAAGIQPILGARLSLWDGSPVSMLVSDSEGYRNLCRLLSIAFEGGTTAKNLITKQDLTHWSGGLICLAGGFGSRVKTLLEKERIDQARQSLLELREVLRHPDRLFVVLQNHRQSEDTKRQAVRLMEQTVALARSLDIPPVATNLVTYLRPEDYVLHRTLTGIQRHHHHRKVSPLPNDQFFLTGSREMERRIPYPVALENTRVIASMCRHFSLPVGKLHPPVSENPEGSSRKLTTLTLTEAARMFRPVSLHYLRRLDRELAVINQLKLADFFLLVREVVDFARKTGIRHSVRGSAAGSLVVYLLLGGVDPVAHNLLFERFVNEGRIDMADIDLDFDSDRRDEVIHHLMELLPRQTTMVSTILSFRTRSAVRLVARALGYPLEEISRLSTCLPWSLQGRDLAEALENLPELRSAPIQNETLLVSLAAKLAGLPFQSSVHLGGVIIAPDDIKAWTPIGTSLKGFPVGQLDKDDVEALGLLKLDLLGLRMHTAIRKALEVLERKGIHFDLDRMPLNDRKTYALFRSTESVGVFQLESPGQRNLLGRLQPRRFGDLIAEISLFRPGPVEGNMVETYVRRRNGEEAVRVPHENLLPILAETYGVILFQEQVLRIANKFAGLSYAEADAFRRAMTKDRGSGTMESLKRRFVEGAGQNGYSKVLAEAVFRKVAAFASFGFCKAHAASFAHITYQSGFLKAHYPQAFYLGLLNAGHVGSYPPFVFLNEARRRGIPAYPPHINASGSEYEPDGSGIRVPLVVVNGVGPETARRIVNDRERRGPFRSRTELLARLPLPERVVKVLTSAGALDGLEEFEWRLTQEVYEAGNV